From the Chitinophaga lutea genome, one window contains:
- a CDS encoding LytR/AlgR family response regulator transcription factor, which produces MRVVIFEDEMHNAERLIQLLQKYDAGITVAAIIESVAQGLAWMEQQQPVDLMLMDIQLSDGNCFELFSQKEVHTPIIFTTAYDGFALQAFKVNSIDYLMKPIDFKDLSKALKKYEQFKPAPQYNLDLSQIAEAFMRRDHTRFIGRLNNQLIYVKAKEIAYLQFAKGATWATTFQGQRMPLDYSLDQVEKLLDKHVFFRINRQFIIHIDAIKKITAYYNSRLILQLQPAIEEDVIISRERVTDFKSWLENSHV; this is translated from the coding sequence ATGAGAGTGGTCATTTTTGAAGACGAGATGCACAATGCGGAGCGGCTTATCCAGCTGCTCCAGAAATACGATGCCGGCATCACCGTTGCCGCCATCATCGAATCGGTGGCGCAGGGGCTGGCCTGGATGGAACAGCAGCAGCCGGTGGACCTCATGCTGATGGACATCCAGTTATCTGACGGCAACTGCTTTGAACTGTTCAGCCAGAAAGAGGTGCACACGCCCATCATCTTCACCACCGCATACGACGGCTTTGCGCTGCAGGCGTTCAAAGTCAACAGTATCGACTATCTGATGAAGCCGATCGACTTCAAAGACCTCAGCAAGGCGCTGAAAAAATACGAGCAGTTCAAACCTGCGCCGCAATACAACCTCGACCTCTCGCAGATCGCCGAGGCCTTTATGCGCCGCGATCATACCCGGTTCATCGGCCGCCTCAACAACCAGCTGATTTACGTAAAAGCGAAAGAGATCGCCTACCTCCAGTTCGCCAAGGGGGCCACCTGGGCCACCACTTTCCAGGGGCAGCGCATGCCGCTGGACTATTCGCTCGACCAGGTGGAGAAGCTGCTCGACAAACACGTGTTTTTCCGCATCAACCGGCAATTCATCATCCACATCGACGCCATCAAAAAGATCACCGCCTATTACAACAGCCGGCTGATCCTCCAACTGCAACCCGCTATAGAAG